From Antechinus flavipes isolate AdamAnt ecotype Samford, QLD, Australia chromosome 1, AdamAnt_v2, whole genome shotgun sequence:
TCATCTGCTCTATAACTTAACAGATAATTGTCAAAAATTATTGTGGGAAAAATTAATCATTCTATGGGCTCACTATGATGTTGTTTGGATTTAACTAGGCTAATCCTTTAACAACAGGTATGCATACAAATTCATCACCAGACCCATACTTAAAGCCTTTACAACTTGGTAGATTGTgccagagtttatattctactggcaTTGTTCGTGAGAAAGCAGGGGCACCTGGGAAGcacagtgaaatggaaaaaagattccCATAGAGCTTGTACATCCACGAAAAGGGCAGATTAAAGTTTATAACTTCATCCTCTTGTGAAATTATGTGATGTGAGTCAATTCTGGAAGTCAGAACAAATGATTGTAGAAATTTTGAGATCCTAGGAAATAAGAGGTGTTACTTGTTAGGTGAAAGTGTGGTATTATGCCTTAGGGGGCAAAGgacatattttttcccttagtgTTGTCTTTAATTTTAGATCCTGATTTTAGACTCAGAGATTGAAAGTGACCTTTCTAAAGCCATTGTGAACACAGCTAAGAGTAGAATTTTCCATCGAATCAAGGGATTTATGAATCATCCTATaatagaggaagagacagagaaatagacagatgTACAAATGGGCGAATGACAAtggtagaaagaaaaatgatttcaaattctATCAGGAGGTTAGCATCCTTATAAAATGTGGCTTCTGTCTGATCACTAGTccattccctcctcctctcccactCAAGAAACCAAGAGATTAATGAAGTACCTCCTTTTATTCTTTATAGCCTtccataaaaattttaattctacATTTCTTTTATGCTGTTTGTTTGATGCTTGCAATTGTACTTTAAAGCTGGTTTTCCCTAAAGATAAAATGATTCTTAATTGCTCCCGAGTCATATCTGTTTTTCATTTCATGCCAAAAGTGTAATAGGAGGTGTCAGTAGAATGAATTGAATGCAAGAATTCAAACAGTTTGGAGATCCTCATCTTTGGACATTTGCTGGGATTTCGCAAACTTGAGGCTTGTTCAGCTATGATGATTTATACTGATAACTTGTAGTCTTAAGTTCCTCCAAAAAGCAGAAAGATTCCTATGTGTACTGAAGACCATTGCCCCTAGGCTAAAAGCCCCCTGTGAATTCTCTAATTATTTATGTTGCCATACTACTTCAAATAAGGAAACCCAGGCAAAACATTTAGCCATCCATGAAAGAAAACACTGATGAGTTCAGGATAGTGATCAAAAGGAAAGTTATATTCAAACCTGACTCTTTTGTTGGAGATAGTTATTGTCTAGAAGGATCAGCTTTGCCTCTTTATTTCAGGGGGAGGAGGTAAACCCCTGCTCAGTGGTTAAATAGCAATCtcagtaaaaattatatttattgtatttcctTGATCTGCTCAATTGCTCTGAGATTATTCTGGTCACTTTTTGTGATTACACATTCTCTTACAGATATTTACTGATCATTCctttaatgagatttttttccagaaattgaAATAAAGTTCAATGGTcttttatttgaagatttttctttctttctttctttttgaaaactgGAACAACATTACCTTTTTCTATTCTTGAAGTACCTCTCCTGTTTGCCATGGCCTTTCAAAATTGACTGACATTGACATCACAATCACAACCAATAATTTCTTCAGTTTCTGATTTATCTGCTACACATATTTTTTGTTGCTTGGGGAGCTCCCTTCTAGCTACAGAAGTCTTTAGACAACTACCCCTTGTCATCACcattttaattgtttctcttttatgttCAGATTTTTATCAAAGGCTCCTAAAGAGTTTTAGATCCTAGAATTGTGCTAATTCTCTCTCTGAGCTCTTTGAATTATTCTGTCCTAAAATCTAGGATATATGCTAGAATGTGACCAGCTTTCCTTTCCTACATCACAAATTCTAAGATTATATGGTTACTTCTTTCTAAAGCTCCTTTTGATTTCATCTTGGTAATCAGTTCTTCCTTGGTCATGAAAATCAGATCCAGAATAGCAATTCCTCTGGTTCCTTCACTTTttgtagagagagagaggggggattCTTTATCAATAAGAGGATtcataagacttttttttagagagggggagggagagggagaaggagaaggaaagggggagggagagggagagattggaagggagagagtgagggagagaaagagaaagagagagagaggctctAGCAGATAATTGAAATTCCACATCAATAGCGAATCATGCTCCTCTGTCGTACTTTTGAAATGTTTCCTAAATTctttatcaaattccttttttttgtaCAGATGATCTGATAATATTATATTAGTCCCAGTGTTCTGATGACAATGTCACTCTGGTACTTGGATCCATTGATCCTCACcttaacatttttcatcacaCTTCCACATTTCAGTTATTgaatttccttatattttaatACACAATATCTTTTTTCCCAACTTGTTCCTTTTGAAAAAGGCATATTTTCATAATGAGGATCTGATGCATGCTTAGAATGTCTCAGATGGCATGTCTACATGGAAGAGAGTTGGGAGGCCAAGAAGAGAACCATGAAGATGTGTAAGGGATGTGCCTTAGAGAGGCAGACTTTGGATCCTGAGTAGATATTCTGTAACTGGTTCAGGTTGCTAATTATGTATGGGAAAGGAAGCCTTTTAATTAGCTATATGACATTCAAAGAGATTTATTAGCTTTAACTATTCTTTCTTTATGTTGGTGCTATTAGGGGAACTCAGTAAGCAATGAAGAGTGGATGGAACTTGTAACCTGGTAAGTGCAAAAGATTCAGAGCATTCCATTCTAGAATAAGGTCTTTAGAACTTCATCATTCCAAAATTCATATTTTCAGCTAGCATTGTATCAATGCCTCCAAGTTAGAGAGGGAGTAGTACCATCATCAGCATCCCAGATTTCCAGACACTAGGTTGGTAGCCAACCAAGCCTGATGCTTTTTTTTGTGTGCTCATGGGTTGGAAGTAGGAATTAGGAATCTAAGGTTCAGGTCTTTTTTTTCAGTCTGACTCATTCTGTGACTTGGACTTGGACaaaattcttctcatttttgGGCCCCAGATTGTTGATCTAAAAATGGCAATAAATTGAGGGTAGAGGATATTAGATAACTTTTAGGTTCCCTTTAAGATTGAATATTCGATAATAGGAGAAATTCAGGAGTCCAGATCTAAACTGTAGACCACAGATGCTGATATTAGGGTTAGGATGCAAGAACAAGGTAATGGGGGAGGCCTTAAGAGGTTACAAATATGTATCTTACTCTGAATTCAATATTTGGTCATAAACTCAATCCTTCCTAACTGTAGTCCTACATTGAGACCATAGACGATTTTAATCCCCATTACAGTCTAAGGCTAAATCCGGGACTCTCTGCcttatattctttgattcaaaagagacacaaaaggcattttaataatttttattatttttcctctcacAACATCCCTGTGAGGGAAGTAGGTACATCAGGGTGGGCTCTCTGATTGAGGCAATGGAGCACTCTTCACCCTAATCACAGATCCTCAgcttctttccctcctatttccatTTAGGGAAAATTAACACCTGAGATAATTCTGCCTTCCCCCCCCCATTATTGCTTATAGGATAGGTTTGAGGAAATCATGTACTCTTCATCTCTGTTCCCCCCCCCATCTTGATGATCCATTTAAAGAGGGTTTAAAAGCTGCTTATTTTAGTGAAGCCTTCTTTAATTGGGTCATTCACCCTGACTGGCATTGAGGGGGTTATATTGAGCTTCCCAAGgattaaagaggggaaagggactcAATGTTAAGTAGGACagagtagaaaagaaggaagtgattgtttaattaaaacattaaaatttcaCAGTTCCCCCATgacctcttcccttcccctcccaatTATGGCTGTACCAcccctaacaaaaaaaaaaaaaacataattttcccTATCCTCAGGGGACAGAAAAACTGCAGGAAAAGATCAGCATCCCagataagaaagggaagagaaaaggagaaagaaaaatagtaatacTGGGAATTGGCCAGGTTCATACCCAAGGAATGAGACTACAGGGCAGAATTCTCCCTTCTGGATTCCCTGAAGGaactaaaagaaggaagaaaatcctATCCTGTGGATCTTTTTTCCTGGGAGGAAATCTGCCCTTTGGTATTGGAAATCCTGTCCTGAGTGAAGAGATCTTGGGAACAGAAAACTTTAGGGACAGTAGAAGGGGTAGGGACAAGAAAAATCTCCTCACCAGCCAGCATGGAGGAGCACCCACAGGAGGCTGGCAGAGATACCCACCCACAGAACCCCTTGACTGATGGCTAGGCTAGTGGAAGCATCTGTGTCCACCTTCCCATTGCATCTATTTGCCTGGCAGCAGGCAACAGAGATGGCGTGTCCATCGTTTGAAATGGTGCTGTTCGGGCATGTTGGGGCGCAGGACTTCATCACCAGAATATGGTTGGGGTTGATTGAGTTGACTggaattgggagagaaaaaagaaaagagacaggtGAGATTGGACAAAACACTCTAGAGTCTGCTGTTTAAAAAACTGATATTTATCATTGTCCCAGCACGCTCcaccaagatttttttaaaacctatcTATGGCCCTATACACATTTTCTAAATTGAATTTATTGACTCTAGAGGTTTTCCTGATTAACTCCATCTGACTGATGCTCCTTTATTCTgtttctccaaatcattataaCAGCAGAGTTTCTTAAGACAGAAGTGTCTTCTATGGTTATTTAGTTCAACTCAGGATTCTTTGCAAAAAGTGGTTATCAGCTACCACTTAGAGACTTACCATAGTAGGGACTCGTGATTTTCTTGGATAACTCATGCCATTTCGGATTAGCTGCGAGAATGGATTTACTGGTAAATGTTTATCAACTGGCTCTCTGGGGGTGGGAGTGAGGGAATGTTCAcaggacatacttttaagttaaaTATGCATCAGAAATTTTTGCCATCCCTTTCTTATATCatatctagacaatcaacaaaacaataaagcaagCCTTGATTTGTGGCACTTTCCAATTTCCATAgggtaaatgttcacactgaaaagaCAAGATTTGGCCGGTTTGAGTTGTTCCCAGCCCAACCATGGACAGCTCCTTTATTTAGGAAGTGTTTTCTTACACTAAACCTAAATATTATTCTCTTGCAATAGAAGCTGATACTTGTTAGAAAGGAGTCCAAATTTCTTGGGTAGAATTACAAATATGTGGAATCAAATGAGACTTGAAATAAGGAAGCTATTGGCCAAGCTTAGGATCTATTATGTATAAGGAGATTTCTATTGTTGTAATAGAAATCAAGTTAGAAACAACTTAATTCTGtaaaatccaacaaatatttttaagtgtttactatgtgttaTGTATTCTGGTAGGTGATGGGCACACAAAGATGAAGAAGTGTTTGAGTTGAAGGAATTTGTGTTCTATTATATGGTCATTTTAATTTGAACATACATCTATTTGCACATCAGTGTAGAGTGTggcagggaaggaagaaaggccaAATCAGTCCAATGTGGTGATATTATAGGAAAGAACATTAAGACACCAAAGAATCTGTGTTTGAATCTCTTACTTGCCTTTACAACCTAAGAGAAGTCACTTTGGCTTCCTGGGTCTAATTTTTCTCACCTTCAATTGAGAAATTTCAACTAGTTGAGTTCCAAGACCCCTCGAAATTCTTAATCCTATAACTAAGGAATTAGGGAAGCTTGGgtacaaatcctgcctcaaacactttgTGATCCTGGAGTGATATAGTCACTCAATCTCTCTCTTAgtcttagtttcatcatctataaaatgggtataataatctATCTACGTACCTCTGAGGGTTGTTGTATTAAACTTGTAATAAAATATTGcatattaatatttgtaaatattgtaaataatatataaatattagtaaaaatataaataatatttgtaataataatttataaatagataatatttgtaaagtgctttgtaaactttaaaatgttaaattttgtataataataataacagttataaTCAGTTAAACAGTTATATCACAGGGTCAGTGAGAGGATTAATTGAGGTAATAtatgagaagtgttttgaaaatcttaaagtgatttataaattattattatcattattagtttGTTAGGAGATCACTTTGATATTTCAAACCTAGAGAAATAAAAGTTGACATAGCTAGTAAACTTCTGCTGAATTGGAGAAATTGTAGTTATTAAAGAAATCACTgattgaaaggggaaaagaatatgtCTATATCTGCAAATAGACCaatcaccttttcttttcttcttagctATGAGGTGAAGTCAGATGTAAGGGGGCTTGATTCTCCAAGGCAGAGACCTTTCCAATCTTTCTAAAAATCAAGCACATCCCTTTCTCATTAGCCAGAAAGCAAAACTGTAGGAAGATAATCTTTTAGGCTTTGACAACTAGTGCCCTTTTAAAAGTTAGTGAATAGCTGCTTTCAAGATGGAGGAATTCTTAACCTAGGGATTacgagtttaattttttttttttgataactatatttcaatgcaATTGAAAAGCGAACTTATTGTGTtttgtgaatttaattttttttaaaagaggatcataaaagataaaatgatcaattctgatgacacaatcttttaaaatgtttttgcataaacaaattcATTGAAAATAAAGAGTAAAGGGGAACAATTAACTGAGGTGGAAGGAGGAGAGTCTTTACAGCAATCCCTGCATAAATCTACTTTGGTCATAATGTCTAAGCTTTGTATGTATAATATGTTGCTctttactagtattttatttgattaagatctcatttccaatatatataataaatagattCAAGTAAATTTTAAGAAGGGATCTTAAGTTTTACCAGATTGCCCAAGGGAGCCATGATACACAAAAATTAAAAGGCTCTTCTTGATCCTCTTGCCTCCAAGGACTTTTTTCAAGAATCTAGTCAAAGATAGTACGTTATGAACATTGTATTTCCAACTCTTAAGAGTCCATTTCCAAGGCCATTCGAGTATCCATCTGGAGAGCCAAAACCCAGGATACTACTGAGCGTACTGGGCCAGCAAGCCTGGTGAGTTTTATGAACCACAATCTAAAATTTTGTGGGTGTCTAATTACTCCTACAGTTCTACAGGAGAAAGATCATGGCATCTAGATCTAGAAGACTTAGATTCAAGGCTTTGTTATGATACTATCCTGTGAAATCTTAGGTAGATCAAGTTTCTAACCTTTCACTCTCAGTTATccactttgtaaaatgagggagttggattataTCCCTAATAATATCGACAAGCAAAGTAGTGGTGAGAGCTCTGCTCTTGGAGTTGGAAGTCTTTGGCTGTGTCCTTGATTTGATACTATTTGTaagatcatgggcaagtcatttaactgttttttGTCTGACATTTTCTTATTAACTGAGTGATTTGGGGAAAGTCCTTTCCCCACTCACAAGCTGTAGTTTTCTTCTCTATTGATAGCCCCTAATATTTCTTGCAGCActgacattttacattttttgtgaTTACAAATCAACTTTCAAAGAAGTTTCCCTTGGGAtttctctttcagtttcctccctttctcttctaccCTGAGAATCAAAAATGATTCTTCTGAGGTATAAATGAGATACTATGTCCATACTGAATACCATCATTCTAGAGGGATGGTGTCCATGTTCTTCCCAACCCATTCTGTTGAGCAGAGATGGCATCTTAGCTAAACTATGCAGCTCTGAGCCTCCTTAGCTCCAAGAATAGGGTTTTTTTGATAAacctttgttgaatgaatgaatgaaaacattcCATAAGATCCTTCACTCTTTCTAGATTATGAGTTTCTAAAGATTAACTCAGACTATCAATGGagccattcagaaaaaaaaaaacccatagtgAAGTGAAGGTAATTTTCTTGTTATTAAAATAACTGGTCACAAGGTCACAAGCTTGGAgtgaaaagggattttaaaagctACACTTCAAAAAtaagtgactttttaaaaggAGCCAATAAAAAGAGCTGGGAAGATTCACATCCAGGGTTCTTTCCAATACATTTTGTGACCTTTCATGTAGTTCTCTATCCCTCTATCAATCTATAATTTTTGGAATTTGGGGGAGCCCCAGAGTGTATTCCCTCACTCATTTCCAGCTTGGGGTTATCAGAGCAACAGCTGGGTTATTCTGCTACATTAAGTCTTGTTCCCCAGGAATTCAAGTTAATGACAGCCTTCTAGGTCCAGGACCTGGCATCTATCATTTGTGGATTTTGAAGCTTCTTTTGGCCTGTCATTAAGCAGGCATGGGagggtgtgtggtgtgtgtgtgtgtgtgtgtgtgtgtgtgtgtgtgtgtctgcgtATGTGTGTTATGTATTATCTGCCCATCATTTCTGGGTTCATATGGTACCTGCTGGGCTAGTCCTGAGGCAGGAGTTATTCCCAGCTCTCATGAGTAATAAAAGACACAGAGATGGTGAATCACCCACTTCAGGGGACCCAGCACCTGGAGGCCTAAATTGGCAATTTAGTTGAGGTCATCAATCTTTACTGATGTCCACTTCCTAACACTGTTGACTTAAAAGCTCAGAGTATAACAGATTTCAGGAACCTCGGGACATTGCAACAGATGAAACCCTGAATTTATAAAACAAGCTAACATTAGGAAATGGAAAGTTTAGGAGTAGTGGCcctttttccatttaaaacaacaaacatttattaaataagcaCCCAAGTTCCAGTCTCTCTGCTTTTTTcccctagagatacaaaaaacaaaaagagagcaCTTTCCTGCCTTCAAGAGGCTTACAATCTAGAAGTAGAGAGAGAAGATGCAGAGAAGTGGTAAGTACAAAGGAGGGATCTAGGAAAAAGTACTATGAGATATTCCAGGAGAGAAAGATCATTTCTACCCAAAGAGAAAGTGGGAGAAGGGATTTTAGGAGTTAGTCCCTGAGCTAATTTCAACAGATACTCTTTCTCCCCAGGATCACTGGAATTCAGGATTCTATAATATTAGAGCTCCAGTAGATTTATATGGCTTAGAATGTCGGGGCTGAAATAGATCGTAGAGATCATCCAgtttaatctcttcttttcacACATAGGGAAATTGAGGTGCAGAGAAGGAAGTAAGAATCCTATTCTTCTGACTTTCAGAGCTATTTCCACTACACCAAGCTATTTTACTTACTCTAGGATGTATATGATTGTAAATTGCTTAATGTGAGATCTCTCTGGGAGCCTGGCatttcagttggggaatgagtCTCAAACCAATGGAATTAATCTCTAATGGTAGAATTGCAAGCTCTATGACagtaaagggagggaaaaaatttgaaatagggTGAAATATTTCTAGAGGGTCTTAATCTCTCCTCCATTTAAAAACATCCTTTCCAGATGAAGTTCAATGGATAAAATTCCACGGGAATCTAATTGCTTATGATTTCCCCTGCAGACATTTTGGATAAATGTCCCTTGCCTCAAGCAAATTATCTGTTGtccaatcatttcagtcatgtctgattctgtgaccccatttggggttttcttggcagagatacagaaggaatttgccattttcttctccagctcattttacagatgaggaaattgaggcaaatagaattaagttacttgcccagagtcacacacctcATAAGTGTCTGAAagtgcatttgaactcaggtctttctgattctgagccaattgctctatccactggtcCCCCTCCCTAGGGCAGCTGCTCCCTCAGGCAAAtagacttttaattattttatcccCCCCTCCATATAACTTGCTTGTACATATTTCTTTGCTTAATATCCGCCCTACTAGATTATGAGCTCATTAAGAgctcttttgcctcattttgtatcTTCAGGGCTTAGATCAGTGTCTGGTAGACATTTAATATGTTTATTGAAGGACTGACTGTCTGACCTACTTACTAGAGTTATGAGGAAAACTCTTCATGAACCCTTGGGGATTATACAATGAGGGCTAACATCAATAAAAATGTCATTCATGTCCCATTTTAATCTACAGACTTTGCTTAATCTCTATCCTTACCCCTCATCCTGGGTCTCATCGCAATATAGGACAACACCTCTtttaggaaaagagggaaagaatttggccAGAGACAGCCACATGGAAATTACTGAGTCCTATGAGAAAACCCTCCTCCGGGGAGTCTTCAGTGATGGTTACCTTATTTGTACCTGATTTCCTTCCATACTCTGTGATCTCTAGCAGggtatatttaatttttactagGTTAGTTAGTGATGCAATCAAggagaataacaacaacaacaataacaataataacaactaatattatttatgtaatgctttgaAGTTAGCAAGGAGTTTTACATACCTTATCTTATTTGAGTTTTGTCATCCCTGTATGTGAATTTCTCcacagctattattatccccttttacaaatgaggaaactgaggctcaaagagtaGTGACTTAGCTGTGATCACATagagtcagaggcagaatttgacctAAGCCTTCCTTATTCCAAATGCTGCGTTCTCTGCGCATCTTTCCAAATATCAAATATGTTGCTTGACTTTGAAGAGCCAGAAGGCAGTGTGGTAGAATGGAAACGTTTTGGAGGTCAGGAAGATACAGGTGTGTCTGCAAAGCTTGACACTTAACTTGCTGTGAAGCCGTGGGCACCTCACCTAGCCTCAGTTACCACcaattaaatggggataataatgattGCCCTGGTTCCTTTCCAAGTTCAAACGAGGCAAGGGATATAATGGCAAAGCTTGAAGGGCTATGGCAATGTTGGCCATTACTGTAGAATCCCAGGACTTCTTTTTATTTGTCCCATCTGTCCTTTGGGTCTGGGACCAACAGAGGGGACCAATCTCTGCTTGACCAGAGAATCCCCAAGAACAGGACCTCAGTGGaattataaaatcttttcttgACTTTTGGCATTCCTAATATTATATAGGACTCTACCCCCATTAACCCCTCATTCAGCAGACATTAACTCTCCTTAGCCAAGCATAAAGCACAGCCAGGAAGTGTAggactttttgttcttttcttgagATTTCTCCATTGCAAGGTCACAGAAGTTATGTACCTGTGCAATGGGTACAACGCAGAgtctgagtgcaaatccagcctcagactctcaCTAGCCTTGTGATCCTGGGGAAATCACTGAACCTTACACTCCagctccagttttctcatctgggaagTCTTCCTGcgagggttgttgggaggataaaatggGGTAAGATTTTAGAAGCTCTATATAAACCTTAAGGACTCCTCCAAATGCTGTTATGATTATGAGTGGGTTGGGTTGCCCACCAGGAAGGCAAATTTCTGCAATTTCTTGGGTGGGAGGAGGATTCGCGCCCCGTATGGCAGCCTCATGGCGGGCTAGCCAGGTGCGACTTCCTAGCCCACGTCCCtcctgggggaaggggaaggcagGGGGATGGGGTCCAGGGAAAGGGCGGGCTGTGGGAATACTCACTTGCCCGGGTAATAAGACAGAACTTGTCTGTTGGGGAGCATTCGACGGGAGCCCGGCAGCTTTCAGGCCCGCAGCACACGTGGCATTCTAGGGAGTGAGctgggagaggaaaggaatgaTAAGGAAGGTCAAAGAGGGGATGGAGATCTGCAATGGGAGCGGTCAGGCTTTCCTGGCAGGATTACAGGGGGAGCGTCTGGTACAGGGGGGACTGTCACCGTGGAGGGGGGGGGGCCATGCAGGATAAACTGGCCTGACCTGCTGTCCTGTGTCTGTGAGgactcagaaaagaaataaaaacagagcgAGAGGTAGAAGTCCAAGATCATAGAGGCTTAGAATCTTAGAGCTGAAGAAACGTAAGATCACAATAAACTTGTGTGTGGAAACACAAGGAAGTTatcacaatatacatatatacatacaaacacacacgtGTACACAGTCCAacacaaaacacaataaaacatacATGTACACGTGCATGCAACATACACGGCACATACAGCTGCCCCCATGACATGCAATGcataaatacatgcaaatacataagtatacacatacacaaacatatatgtagtcacatatacacaaacatgtatgcaggtacacatatataaatacacagagAAACATATATGTaggcacatatatacacacatatacatatatacacaaacatatacatattgttGAAATCTGCCTCCTGGagactttttctctgtctcctttgggGGTCATACAGAGCAAGATTGCTGTCCTCATGACATCCCCTCAAATATCTGCAAACCCTAATCATGTCCcctctttctattcatttttgcTTTCCTAACATAAAGTTCTGAGATAGGAGGGACTTTTAGAGTGTTAGTCGaacaactccattttacagataaggaaactgaggctgtgagTGATGGAGGGACTTACCTGAAGCCACAGAATGAATCTGAGTCTCAAgtccttttttctaattaaagaaTTAATGGTCTTTTCATTTCATTGCACTGAAAACTGAAGCCCACAAAAAGGGAAATTTGTGCAAGGGGAAggactagaaataaaaataatagaatttttcttgtgcagcatgataaatgtggaaataagtttagaagaattgcacatgtttaatctatattggattaatGGTTATCTGcggggtaggggaaaggaagggagaaaaatttggaacacaaggtttggcaagggtaaatgctgaaaactatctttgcagtgttttgaaaatataaagttattaaaaataaaataactgtcaaaaataatattaattcacATGTCCAGTGCTTTGAAGTTTGTAAAGTTTTTTCTTACTGCAATCCTGTAAAGTTGGGAATGGAATCATCACGAGACATTTGACAAATGGGGGAACTGACACTCACAGTGATagtgatttgtccagcatcacagAACTAATCGGTGGCAAAACAAGGATTTTAATTCAGGCCTTTCACCTCCACATTCAGGCCTCTTTTCATCCCATTGCTATTGGTAACACCAGGGAGATTATAAGAATGACATATCTCCTATCATTTTGGGGAGGGTGTGGGTAGGTAGTATTCCAGAAAGTATTCTAATTCTAATTgctcttcattcattcaaaaatatttattgagcatggGACATATGCCAGACTTTGAGCTTGGCACATTAAGGTGGACAGAGAGGAATAAGAAAATCCCCTATATCCTTGAAGCTTACATTCTCAAATGAAGTCTGGTATAGACACAGGTCACTTCAGTACCAGGTAGGACATGAAAGGGCCATAGGAGAGGAACAGAAATTGAGGGGCAGATATTCTCAGGAGAGGGATGAGAGAATTTGTGCATGAGTAAATCAAGGAAGATTTCGTGAAGAGAAATAGCATTTTAGATGAATAGTCACTGAGATGAGTGGAATGACAtttagtccaggggtcctcaaactttttaaataggggaccagttcactgtccctcagactgttggagggccggactatagtaaaaacaaaaactttgttttgtgggcctttaaataaagaaacttcatagccctgggtgagggggataatcgtcctcagctgctgcattttGGCCctcgggccatagtttgaggacccttgcaaGTTAAGTCAGTTTGTTTAAGGGTTTATAAAATAAGCCCAAATCAAT
This genomic window contains:
- the LOC127544514 gene encoding lymphocyte antigen 6D-like, with product MKLCLAALLLLAALCVNFAHSLECHVCCGPESCRAPVECSPTDKFCLITRAINSINPNHILVMKSCAPTCPNSTISNDGHAISVACCQANRCNGKVDTDASTSLAISQGVLWVGISASLLWVLLHAGW